One genomic window of Polyangium aurulentum includes the following:
- a CDS encoding cyclic nucleotide-binding domain-containing protein codes for MLNPRDFQKRFKQLLLTPVAGMTWEDKLARIRAYMRELEARKNPEEESADASPSLEIVPFEAGRRPIDEALQPSHGASEHAGVVSTTPGDAPMDDIWILYQLKDCYTCMPPFNRPLEVRLSAAFLPHEGEEAPPVPIPGLTDVPVTPHTVSGAAFPIPALESASWEEFHGCVYAFTLAPEKLLPAREDLPSGGYSWSSLAESLRARTPDGDDPFTLAHLFHQKVRLTLSLRIDEELASSDSLDVEIYDIGRSGSLYARLLDRLVAADTVTQAQKLGITDLHPGYHPWFPVLTIGMDKARLYLRAIRQDLAEQRRNLPDPNWLMRVGLYLELLTCIGIFEAVKDEHPDLLSPGERLAFESSPAYAAVRSRLAVEEWRRVWAMREIAPRSSELFSTGPVAFTNLLRKQRATLAFLHAHHEDLKQAIELAGPNLDNAQETWHRVFRDAERAVLHNSLAAFPELGWLDFRTREFVLWHQRGQFGGYSIPGPLTGIFGDQDGLFPSACRQYRRSMNDVAFWARTRGLMDYTGEECIPIMASLLEANMMHDRARLGALQRRDGYASQLDVAAPLSLPTDSAHESKDAASVLRRVPVLRPLTDREIGRLASKARRIVYGPLDRIVIQGEKGSSLFVLETGACEVLVRQPDGRDVLVATLEPGAIFGEVALLTGGERTATVRALGEATLYEIGRQALAPIIDSRPQLAVELGLLVAERSLEVRERLSQTEVVEESGGIAARIRRFLLGT; via the coding sequence ATGCTCAACCCGAGAGACTTCCAGAAGCGCTTCAAGCAGCTCTTGCTCACCCCCGTCGCCGGGATGACGTGGGAAGACAAGCTCGCGCGCATTCGGGCCTATATGCGCGAGCTCGAGGCCCGAAAAAACCCGGAAGAGGAATCGGCCGACGCGTCACCGTCCCTCGAAATCGTCCCCTTCGAGGCCGGCCGGCGCCCGATCGACGAGGCGCTCCAGCCGAGCCACGGCGCGAGCGAGCACGCGGGCGTCGTCTCCACCACGCCGGGGGACGCGCCCATGGACGATATCTGGATCCTTTATCAATTGAAGGATTGCTACACCTGCATGCCGCCCTTCAACCGCCCGCTCGAGGTGCGGCTGTCGGCGGCATTCTTGCCCCACGAGGGCGAAGAGGCCCCCCCGGTGCCCATTCCGGGCCTCACCGACGTGCCCGTCACGCCTCATACCGTCTCCGGCGCGGCCTTCCCCATTCCAGCGCTCGAGAGCGCCTCGTGGGAAGAGTTCCACGGGTGCGTCTACGCATTCACCCTCGCCCCGGAGAAGCTCTTGCCGGCGCGCGAGGATCTGCCGAGCGGCGGTTATTCGTGGAGCTCCCTCGCCGAGAGCCTGCGCGCCCGCACGCCCGACGGCGACGACCCGTTCACCCTGGCCCACCTCTTCCACCAGAAGGTGCGCCTCACGCTCTCGCTGCGGATCGACGAGGAGCTCGCCAGCTCCGATTCCCTCGACGTCGAGATCTACGATATCGGCCGCTCGGGCTCGCTCTATGCCCGCCTCCTCGATCGCCTCGTCGCCGCCGACACCGTCACCCAGGCGCAAAAGCTCGGGATCACGGACCTGCACCCCGGCTATCACCCGTGGTTCCCGGTCCTCACCATCGGAATGGACAAGGCGCGCCTGTATCTGCGCGCCATCCGGCAGGACCTCGCCGAGCAGCGGCGCAACCTGCCCGATCCGAACTGGCTCATGCGCGTCGGCCTCTACCTCGAGCTGCTCACCTGCATTGGCATCTTCGAGGCCGTCAAGGACGAGCACCCCGACCTGCTCTCGCCCGGCGAGCGCCTCGCATTCGAGAGCAGCCCCGCCTACGCCGCCGTTCGCTCGCGCCTCGCCGTGGAGGAGTGGCGGCGCGTATGGGCGATGCGCGAGATCGCCCCGCGAAGCTCGGAGCTGTTCTCGACGGGGCCCGTGGCATTCACGAACCTCTTGCGCAAGCAGAGGGCCACGCTCGCATTCTTGCACGCCCACCACGAGGACCTGAAGCAGGCCATCGAATTGGCCGGGCCGAACCTCGACAACGCCCAGGAGACCTGGCACCGCGTCTTCCGCGACGCCGAGCGCGCCGTCCTCCACAATAGCCTCGCCGCCTTCCCCGAGCTCGGCTGGCTCGACTTCCGCACGCGCGAGTTCGTCCTGTGGCACCAGCGCGGCCAGTTCGGCGGCTATTCGATCCCAGGGCCCCTCACGGGCATCTTCGGCGATCAGGACGGCCTCTTCCCCTCCGCGTGCCGGCAATACCGGCGCTCGATGAACGACGTCGCCTTCTGGGCGCGAACGCGCGGGCTCATGGATTATACGGGCGAGGAGTGCATCCCCATCATGGCGAGCCTGCTCGAGGCGAACATGATGCACGACCGCGCGCGCCTAGGCGCCCTGCAGAGGCGCGACGGCTATGCCTCCCAGCTCGACGTCGCCGCCCCGCTCTCCTTGCCGACCGACTCCGCCCACGAATCGAAGGACGCCGCCTCCGTGCTCCGCCGCGTCCCCGTCCTGCGGCCCCTCACCGACCGCGAAATCGGCAGGCTCGCCTCCAAGGCCCGGCGGATCGTCTATGGCCCGCTCGATCGAATCGTGATCCAGGGCGAAAAGGGCTCGTCCCTGTTCGTCCTCGAGACGGGCGCCTGCGAGGTCCTCGTGCGGCAGCCCGACGGGCGTGACGTGCTCGTCGCGACGCTCGAGCCGGGCGCGATCTTCGGCGAGGTCGCGCTGCTCACGGGCGGCGAGCGCACGGCCACGGTGCGCGCGCTCGGCGAGGCGACGCTCTACGAGATCGGCAGGCAGGCGCTCGCGCCCATCATCGATTCGAGGCCGCAACTCGCCGTGGAGCTGGGCCTGCTCGTCGCCGAGCGGTCGCTCGAGGTGCGCGAGCGGCTCTCGCAGACCGAGGTCGTGGAGGAGAGCGGCGGGATCGCCGCCCGCATTCGCAGGTTCTTGCTCGGAACGTGA
- a CDS encoding STAS domain-containing protein, whose product MNGEDHNRLSDAPSREDRLEHTIAQLESELADLQAVEAELRAMFLAMRDVVYVIDSDGRYLKVAPTADDLLYIVPNDLVGRTMHEVFPRAEADYYLAKVRETLMSRRVVTIEYSLHINGEECFFSGNLSAMSEDTVILVARDVSESKRSVLRERALQEEIIRTQEAALAELSTPLVPITDDIVAMPLIGQLDERRMDRVMSALLDGVGAKGTRFAILDITGVPVVDATVARSLVGVARAVQLLGARVILTGIRGEVARTLAQMDTELGGIVTRSTLKDGISFAMGPKARAR is encoded by the coding sequence ATGAACGGGGAAGATCACAATCGCCTGAGCGACGCGCCATCGCGCGAAGACCGGCTCGAGCACACCATCGCGCAGCTCGAGTCGGAGCTGGCCGATCTGCAAGCGGTCGAGGCCGAGCTGAGGGCCATGTTCCTCGCGATGCGGGACGTGGTCTACGTCATCGACAGCGATGGCCGATACCTCAAGGTCGCCCCCACCGCGGACGACCTTCTTTACATCGTCCCCAACGACCTCGTGGGCCGCACCATGCACGAGGTTTTTCCGCGCGCCGAGGCCGATTACTATCTCGCCAAGGTGCGCGAGACGCTCATGTCGCGGCGCGTCGTGACGATCGAGTACAGCCTCCATATCAACGGCGAGGAGTGTTTCTTCTCGGGCAATCTCTCGGCGATGTCGGAGGACACGGTGATCCTCGTGGCGCGCGACGTGAGCGAGAGCAAGCGGTCCGTGCTGCGCGAGCGGGCGCTGCAAGAAGAGATCATCCGCACGCAGGAGGCGGCGCTCGCGGAGCTGTCGACGCCGCTCGTGCCCATCACCGACGACATCGTGGCCATGCCGCTCATCGGCCAGCTCGACGAGCGACGCATGGATCGGGTGATGAGCGCGCTGCTCGATGGCGTGGGGGCGAAGGGTACGCGCTTCGCCATCCTCGACATCACGGGCGTGCCCGTCGTCGACGCCACCGTGGCGCGCTCGCTCGTGGGGGTGGCGCGCGCGGTGCAATTGCTGGGCGCCCGCGTCATCCTGACGGGCATCCGGGGCGAGGTTGCCCGCACGCTGGCGCAGATGGACACCGAGCTCGGCGGCATTGTCACGCGCAGCACGTTGAAGGATGGAATCTCCTTCGCCATGGGCCCGAAAGCCCGCGCCCGTTAG